Within Meles meles chromosome 19, mMelMel3.1 paternal haplotype, whole genome shotgun sequence, the genomic segment CATTGCATAGCATATGCGGACACTGCTCAGTCCCTGCAGGTTGTTATCGTTGTTGTCATTaatctgagagggaggtctgcgATCTGAGGGTGCTGGGCCAGCGGAGGGCAGGCCCCTGGCTTGCCAGAGTCTGACAAGCCCCCTCTCCACAGCCATGCGGTGCCCCCGCCACAGCCACTACAGTCTGTGTGTGAACCCCTGCCCTGCGGCCTGTCCAGGTGTTCAGGAAGTGGTGCGGCTCCCCACTCCCTGCGCTGAGGGCTGCGAGTGTGAAAATGGATTCTTCCCGGCCGGGCGTGACTGCGTCCCTGTGGACCACTGTCCTTGCTTCCACAATGGCCAGTACTTCCCTGTGAGTATCCTTTTGGGTCCTCCCACTTTGCCTCGGATCTCCGTGCACCTCCTTGTGTGGGTTTCATCTCAGAACCTCTGGCTGCACCTTCCTTTCAAGCTACCTCCCTTTTCagctttcctcccttcctccacagcCGGACCAGACTGTCCTCATCAAGAATTGCTCCTCCTCCTGTACCTGCCAGCTAGGGGAGGGTGTGGCCTGTGTCCCCTTCAGCTGCCCTATGCAGGAGGTCTGTGGCATCACAGATGGAGTCCTAAGCTGCCGTTTGCAAGGTGCCTGGGGCTGTGGTCTGGGGGGTCAGAGATTGGGGCATGACTCCTAAGTCCTGGGAAGGAGAGGACTGGTGATCCAGACCCCTGGGACTCATAAGTGCCTGATCTTCTCTCTCCCCCGCAGCCACCTTGGGCCCTGCCCCGAGCTCTGTGGCCCCACCACTGGttctcccaccttccccacccctgctccccagccccagtCCCCAGTGCCCAGAAAGCTCCCACTTTGTTCCATGTGGCTCTGCATGCCCAGCCACCTGTGCCAACCCTGCAGCCCCAGAACACTGTCACCACCCCTGTGCTCCAACCTGCCAGTGCCTCCCTGGCTACTTGCTGCTAGGGGACAGATGCGTGCCCCGAGcccactgcccctgcttcctGCACCAAGGCCAGACTTTCTGGACAGACAACTGTACTCAGCAATGTCACTGCCCGACCCTTGGGGCCCTGGTGAGCAAGCCTCCCCAGTGTTGGCCTGACAAGTGCAATGGTCACTGTAAGGCCTCCATAGGTGGCTGGTACCACTGCCTGTTAGTGCCGTCCCCACCCAGTCCCACTGTCGTGGAGAAGTCACTGGTCTGTTCTGCCACTGGAGACTTCCACTTCCACACATTTGGAGGAGCCCACTATGAATTCCCTGGCTCTTGTGTCTACCGCCTGGCGGGTCTCTGTGGCCCAGCCCATGCCAACCTTGAGCCCTTCAGTCTGGATTTGACCCCATTGCTGCGGCCACGTGGCTGGACCAAGGCCCTGACCCTCTTAGCCTGTGGCCTGAGGCTGGACATGAGTCCAAAAGATCTCAACCACATCCGGGTGAGTTTTCAAAGGCTCCAGATCAAACTACTATCCCTCACCATCCTTACTACCCATAGGTAACCTGCAGTGACCCCTCTTCATTGACTCTCACGGGTCCTCAAAGATGTCCTCCAATTTCCTCATGGTCCATTGACTTGCCTGTTGACCCCTTCCCACAGACCCTCTATTTGAGATTCCTTTTACCTTTGAGTTTCCTATTACCTTCCCAGTAACCCTCCACTGAGTCCTCAGTTGACTCCCCTTTAACCAAAGACAGCCTTGATCTTCCCATTgaccttccttttctcccccatcTAATATCCCACAAACCCTTCACTACCCCTCCCAAAATGATCCCACTACTATTACATTGACGTGCGCATTAACCCTATTTACTGTCCTCCTAACCTCACCCCACACCCCATAGGTATGTACTCCTGtctttgtgggttttctttttttaagatataatttattttatatgacagagctcacaagtaggcagagagcaagaggggaaagcaggctccctgctgagcagagatcccgatgcaggactcaaccccaggacccccagataatgaccagagccgaaggcaaagccttaaccactgaaccacccaggcgcccccccaactGTGCCTGTCTTTGATTCTTAGTCTCACCATTTGAGTCTTCCTTAGACTGTCCCATTAAAATTCATTGACTCCACCCCCTTTTACCCACCAACTGAGTCTCCCCATTGCCACCCAAAGCCACAGAAGCATTCTCTTGATCCTCAGTACTCTTTGTATTTGTCTATCCACTTCCTTCATTATCCCTCTTCTTGATCCTCCCATTGATCCCTTACTGACTCCTCCCTACTGAATTTCTAATTATTCTTTTTACCCTTTGTTGATCTCCCATGGATCCCTCATTAACTTTTAATTAATCATTCCACCATTGACCCCCCCcaccacatacatacacacatggaATCCTTTACTGACCCTCCATTTAGCCTTCACTGATGGTCCATTGAATCTCCCTATGATTCATAATGACTATCCCTGTTAACCAATGTTTCCCCTTGATCCTTCTCTGATCCTTTATTGACATTCCCAAGAATTTCTACTGACAGTCACTATATCCCTCCCCCGCTGTTCTTGCCACCTGCATGCCCTCCCTGTAGGTGGATGGAATTCTGGAATCACTGCCCTTCTTTCATGGCCACTGCCTCCGTGCCTACTACCAAGGCCACCAGCTCTGCGTAGACACGGACTTCGGCCTCTCCCTGACTTATGATTGGGACAGCCTGGCACGTGTAACGCTGCCGAGGCTCTATGGACCCTACCTATGTGGGCTGTGTGGCCAACACAGTCCGGGCAGCCCCACCGTGCAGGTGCCTGACACCTGGAAGGTGGCAGAAGTGCCTGGTTGTGGCCCATTCTGCGGTCCCCTCTGTCCCGGCCCCTGCCCAGAAGCCAAGCGCACTGGATTCGCTGGAGACGCCTACTGTGGGCTGCTGACGGCGGCCGAGGGTCCCTTCGGGCCATGCTACACCTCGCTGGACCCGCTCCCGTTCATGGACAACTGCCTGCACGATGTGTGTCGCCACTACGGCGCTCGTCACATTGTCTGCCGAGCCCTGACGGCCTACACTGtcgcctgtcaggctctgggcgtGCACCTGCGGCCCTGGAGGACGCCTGACTTCTGTCGTGAGTGCGCAGGTCTTGGCAGAGATAGTGGGTTAGCCTTTGGGACACCAGGGCACCAACGCAGGAGGACCAATGGAGAAGTTCAAGTCTGGGTGGGTGGAGCCAGGTGCAGAAGGGTGGGACTTGGAGAGGAGTTAGACCTGGAGGGACAGCAGTTTATTAACGAgctctttcttcctgtcttttgtgCCTGTCTcattctcactgtctctgtctcctcggtgcttctctgtgcctccctgtCTCTACCTCGCCTTCCCATTCTCTGTTCCTCGTTCTCTCTCCCCGCCGTGTTGCtctccacgccccccccccgccccggccccccaCCCTCCGTCTCCGTCTTCCCgtctgttcctccctcctgccctacccctttctcccaccctcGCTATTTCTTCCCCGCgtctctccatctctttcccCTCGCTCGGCCCCCACAAAACTCCGCCTCCCGGCCGCCCTCTCCAGCCTTGCGCTGTCCGCCGCACTCGCACTACGAGCTGTGTGGCCCGTGCTGCCCCTCCACGTGCGCGGGCCCGGAGAGCTGCTCGGGCCGCGGCGCCGGCGGCAGCCGCTGCTGTGAGGGCTGCGTGTGCGACGCGGGCTTCGTGCTGAGCGGCGCCGCCTGCGTGCCTGCGGCCAAGTGCGGCTGCCTCCGCGCCGGCCGCTACCGAGCTCTGGGCGCCGCGTGGTACCCCGGGCCCGGCTGCACACGCCGATGCCATTGCGGCCCGGGCGACGCGGTGACGTGCGGGCCGCGGCCGTGCCGGCGCGGGCGAGTGTGCGGTCTGCGCGGAGGCGAGCGCCGGTGCTTGCCCGAAGGACGAGGCAGCTGCGCCCTCGCCGGGCCCGCGCACGTGCTCGCCTTCGATGGCCGCGTCCTCACGTTGCCCCCGCCCGCGCCCTTCCCTTCTGGGCCCTGCCTCCACCTGCTGGCCCGCAGCGGAAGCCAGGGGCCCTGTCGCTTCAGCCTAGACGCGGCCCGCGATGGGGCCGGGCTGCTCAGCCTGCACCTCAACATCTCCGGGCACCACCTGCAGCTACACCGCTCCCTTGTCGGCGTCATCACGGTATGTGTCCGCTCGGCTGCGCCCACGCCCCGCCCTCTCCCTCCTTGAAGTGCCCCAGTTTCCCCCACCATATGTAAAATGGGCGTGTCTGCCCCTCAAGGCTTACGAGATGGTGCGAGTATGTGACAAGGTAGGAGCATTGCCTGGAACGCAGCAATGGCTCAGGAAAGCATAGCTGTTAGATATCCTTTGTAACCTCTTACCCGGGACTGGAGAAAATCAGTCCTTGAGGATTATTTCAGTAAACTGGAGCGTCTCTCTGTGGTCCAGGAAAGCCCTGGAGGATATGATGGGCAGCAAGTCCTGGGAGAGCTCACATCCTCTAGGGAAACAcatgataagtaaataaataaataagtaaaataagtagtACATCCGGTCATGGGTATAAGaactacaaagataaataaaacaagggagagagagagagagagagtacaagaacCGAGTAAAGAGGTTTAACATTTAAATAAGGTGATGGGGAAGACcccactgagaaagtaacattcgaGTCAAGATCTGAAGGAAGGGAGCGGAGGGGGTCCATGTGGACATCCGGGAAGCAGCaaaccaggcagagggaatgCAGAGTTCAAAGGTCAGGGAAGTGGCATGGGAGCAGGCTCAGCCTTCACAGCCCCGTTTCTGACCCCTTTCCTCCACAGGTGGATGGTGAGCACTGCCCGCTGCCCTGGGTATTGGcagagggcagggcctgggccaCTTTGGAGGGCCGCCATGTAGTGGTGTACACAGCCTGTGGGCTACATCTCATGTATGACTGGGACAGCCAGATGCGCCTGACTGTACCTTCCACCTTCCATGGCCAGCTGGTGGGGATCTGTGGGGCCTTTGGTGGCAAAGTTGGCCCCCTTGACCTACCTCCAGACAAAAGGTCCTGGCCCAAGGGCCTGGTCACTAACCCCTGCCCACTGCCCCAGCCCAATCTTGACTTTAGCATCAGCTGCCCCACGCAACGCGCCCAGATCGTCAATGCTCCTGAACTATGTAGACTTCTACAGGCACCTGATGGTCCCTTTGGCCGCTGCCTGGACCATATCAGCCCCAAGCCTTTCCTCAGGATTTGTCTGCAAGACATATGTCATACCCAAGGCCAGCACCTCGGTCTCTGTGATGCCCTCACAGCCTATACCGCAGCCTGTCAGGAAGCTGGCATCCCTGTGACACTCTGGAGGGGCCCCAAGCTTTGCCGTGAGTGCTCTGGGTGGGTCTGGAATGCATCTGGGGCAGGTTGCAGGCAGCAGGAGGAACCCCTTCTGATGGGGATCAGAGATGCCAGGACACAGATGGAATAAGTAGAGTGTGGTGGGTAGGGCATCTGAGGGAAAGATAACTATAATTGCAAAGGTGTGAAGGTTAGAAAACATCAGTGGGAAGCTAGCAACAGGAAGAGGCAACAGGATTGGAAAGGTAAACTTGAATCCTAAGCATGGGCCTTTGCCATCTGCCTGCAGCCATGGCTTGTCCACCCCGAAGCCACTACAGCATCTGCGCACGGACCTGTGATGGTGGCTGTGTCGAGCCTACCAGCCCTGCACACTGTTCTACCCAGTGTTATGAGGGCTGCGAGTGTGACCCTGGACTCATTTTTGATGGCACAGACTGTGTGTCTCAGGACCACTGTGGCTGTTTTCACAGCGGACGCTACATCCCTGTAAGAGAGGTCCCCAGGCATGGGCGGGTGGATGCAGAGTTTCCCATACCTCATCATAAAATATTCCTTGGACCACACTATATCAATCAGCACTTGCAGTTGTAATTGCTAGAAAATGAGGCCAATACAAGGATATATCTACCTTTAATTGTTTAAATTTGAGgccttcaggcatggctggattcAGGGGCTCAAATGATGTCACTAGGACTCaagtttctttctgtcttccatccctgccttttcttttttctatgttGGCTTCCATATGAAGTAGACTCTAGGTCCAAATGCTATTACAGAGGCTCAAAATTGCAGTGGCGTAAACTCAATGGAAGCTTATTTCTCTCATGTATAGTCCAAGAATAACCAGTTTGGTTCCTCCAAGTCAGAGACATAGGCTCCTTCTATCATGTGGTTCTGCCTCTTCTGTAGTATTGCAATCATTTGCTCCCAACCACATCTACAGTCATGCAAGTTGGccaagaaaaaagaggagagcGAACGTCGGCCTCCTCTCTTTAAGGGCATTACCCAGAAGTAGGACATACCACTTCTGTTCGcatcccattggccagaacttcACAGAAGGGCCCCATCTGGCTGCAGAGGAGGCTGGAAGATGTCTTTTACAGGTGGACCTGAGTCCAGCTATAAATATTAATTCTGGGGAAGAAATGGAGAATGGATATTTGAGGACACGCATAGCCTCATTCTCCAACCACTTCTGAATGTAGGGTATGGTGGTCTCCTCTTGCTCCAAGTTTATGATGTACATTTAGCCATCTCAGTGGAAAGACAGGCTTCTCTCTCAGTAGTTACAGCAGAAGTCCCAGTGCTGACTCCTGTTGTCCCAGTGTAGGTCATTTGCCTATTCCTAAGCCgatcacagaagcagagagatggGGTACTCTGATCTGTCTCTGACTGGCCAGGCCTGGGACATGTGCCCAGAGCTGAAGCCAGAGCATAGATATATCATCTGGGAAACCCCCCAGGCTGAAAATGGGGCTAGTTCCCCAAAGAAAGTGGAAGGCTGTTACCAGAAGACCATGGATGGACCCCCAGCAAGCAAAGCATTCCCTTCAAGGTTTTGCAGCTTTTAAGAGTCCATTCAGAAGAAAGGACCCCCCAGGATGGCTGACATAGTTGTCTGGAGATTAGGGGTTACTGGATAGGAAAAAACATGAAGGTTTAAACCCCAGACCACCCTGGAAATGAAGAGATGCCCCCACCGAGAGGAACAAGGCATAAGGGCTGATAGATCTGCCATTGTGTTTCCACTCCACACTGGCACTGACGCTAGCCACACATCAGCATTTGCAGGGAGCTCTTAAGGCTTTTCACACACCACTGAaaagcggggggcgggggtcgTCCTAGATTAAGAGAGACTTAAAAACCACCATGGTCAAATGCAGTACACAAGGCTTGATTAGATCCTAATTCAAAAAATGTCGTTAATAGATATTTAGAGAGACAGTTTACAGAAACTCatcaaacttttttatttttgccctctcatagagaaaaaatatctcaatggattttttttagtttgtatttGTCTTCTTaggaggttgagcatcttttcaaatgcGTAAGaaacatttgtatttccttttctactCACTTTCTGAATAGCCTCTGCCCATGTTTTTAGACTGACTTACtggtcttttttttatttctaggaaCTCTTTATATATGAGGGAACTTAGTCCTTCATGATGTATGTTTTACACATATGCTTTATTTGTTGATATTCCTAATGGTTATTTGAATCCGATTTtgagtctgtctgtctctgcagGTTGGGGAAGCTCTGGTCCTACCTGGCTGCCAGGAACGCTGCATGTGCTTGCGTGGTCAAGGCCTCCAGTGCCAGCCCCTTTCCTGCCCACAGGGCACAGGCTGCATCCTGGATGGGGGTGTGCGGTCCTGTGAAACTGGGGAGGGTGCTACATGCCACCTCGAGCCGGGGGGCCACTTCACCACCTTTGATGGCTTTAGTGGGCTCACACCCATGCCTGTTACATCCTGTGCCTATGATATAGCCACAGTGGTGGGTTCCAGGACTGAGGATCCTGACTGGTTCCGTGTCATTGCTGACTTCCTGCCCTGTCCTGGCTGCACTACTCGCAAACCACGAGTGATCATCAGCTTCAGGGATGGCTGTGCAGCTGTGGGAACCAATCAAGAAATATGGGTAAGGGACTTCCTCAATTCTAGCCAAGACTCTTTTGTAACCTGGCACTGATCCCTGGGGCCTTTGGATCCTTCAGTGGCCTTCCATAGCCTTTTGACATAGAACTGTCCCATCACCCTGATCTCATATTGACCTCCATTGGCTAAATGTCTTTGTCCTGATCTTCCATGACCCTCTAGACCCCACATAAACATCACCTTGGAGTTCTCAGGACCCACTGACTCCCCCTTAATTCAAGTTCTGCtgaactcctggcaaccactgactGAGGGATCAGAGCTCTAATGGGGGAAGCCCAGGCAGAATGATTAGGGCTGGGATGGGGAAACCGCAGGGAAACAGTGGAAGCCCAGAAGAGGCACCCTCAGTTTAGAAGACCAGTGAAGGAAAGTGACAAATGAGCTGAGACCTGATGTTAGGTTGGGGAAGAGAGCAGGGAGGGTATTACAGAACAAGGTCAGGGAAAAGGAGGGACCATATTTGGGGAGTAGTGGTAAAAATCAACTATTGAGTGTAAAATAGCCCACTAAATGTCCATGGACTTAGGACCAGGGAGGTCGTTAGTGACTTAAGAAATCACGGCAGAGGAATGTCTggatgactcaggtcatgatcccgggatcctgggattgagtcccacatcgggctccctgctgagcccgcttctccctctgcctctgcgtgtgtctctcatgaataaataaaatcttttaaaaaaaatcacagcaggGGGCTAGCTCCTGGATTGCAGGTGTGAGGAATAGCAGGAACAGACATCTCTCTTGACAAGTTGCAAACTCCCCTTGTCGAAGAGATGAGAATAGAGCTaagccaggaagaggcagagggcaagAACTGATTTACTGCTGGGATTTTGTGATGGGAGAAACTCAGGGATGTTTAAGTGCTGATgggaagaagtcagacaaggagagGTTGGAAATCCAGCAGAGAGAGGTGCCAGGGAGGAGGACACCTGGCTCTCCTAAGGAACACAGAAGCAAGGGAGCAGTAAAACTGGGCAGGCAAAATGGATAGTACTTATAAGAGGAAAAGGAACCTGAAACCCCATGCTGAGAAGCAGAACACAGCCATGCGGTGGAGGCTAATTATAAATGGGAAGATGGTCCAGCAAGAGAACACCTGGGGCATCTGCCATAAGCTGGCAGGTAAGCTAAGCCAGAGCCTTTAGTTAAAGCATCGAGACCCTGATTGTGTGTCTCCTAACCTTCTAATGTAACTATGGAGGAGTGAGTGACTCAACCTCTCGATACCTCAGTTTgctcaaccacaaaaaaaaacagtacttACCACATAGTGTAGCCGTGAGGATTCCTGGAAAGTATGTGGCATATACTAAG encodes:
- the LOC123931530 gene encoding IgGFc-binding protein-like, whose amino-acid sequence is MYDWDSQMRLTVPSTFHGQLVGICGAFGGKVGPLDLPPDKRSWPKGLVTNPCPLPQPNLDFSISCPTQRAQIVNAPELCRLLQAPDGPFGRCLDHISPKPFLRICLQDICHTQGQHLGLCDALTAYTAACQEAGIPVTLWRGPKLCPMACPPRSHYSICARTCDGGCVEPTSPAHCSTQCYEGCECDPGLIFDGTDCVSQDHCGCFHSGRYIPVGEALVLPGCQERCMCLRGQGLQCQPLSCPQGTGCILDGGVRSCETGEGATCHLEPGGHFTTFDGFSGLTPMPVTSCAYDIATVVGSRTEDPDWFRVIADFLPCPGCTTRKPRVIISFRDGCAAVGTNQEIWVNGQPARLPVQVCRGVVARWAEGSQVVIERSPTLRVLVGPEGAVALRASPALQGRLRAACGDYNGIAADDLILPGGLRGASLTDVFQACRARGFNNCTEKRVTPAVTQHFA